A genomic segment from Aegilops tauschii subsp. strangulata cultivar AL8/78 chromosome 1, Aet v6.0, whole genome shotgun sequence encodes:
- the LOC109774766 gene encoding uncharacterized protein isoform X1 — protein MSEAEAEAASTRRRTLVLVNLTSMLEKADEVLLPAVYREVGAALAVSPTALGSLTLCRALVQALSFPLAAYASARHDRAKVVAVGAFLWAAATFLVAISRTYLQMAISRGLNGIGLALVIPAINSLVADYTDDHTRGAAFGWLQMTCNLGSIVGGSFGVLLAPFTFLGVPGWRLAFHIVGIISVALGLLMWLLAADPHSKSKSAASAREEARELLRDARAVIAVPTFQVIVAQGVAGLIAWSGLNFATMWLELMGFTHWETSIITGLYLFATALGALFGGVVGDAVSRRFPDAGRIALAQISSASALPLGAVLLLGLPNDPSTGVAHAAVFFVMGFAISWNAASTNNPIFAEIVPAKARTTVYALDKCFESVFASFAPPVVGILAERVFGYKPVSSESSVDMDRGNAAALAKAMYVELAVPMAICSLTYGLLYCTYPRDRDTVNLMATEEDDGTESSAVRAHQDEESSPAGSLTQRLIPTTTTD, from the exons ATGAgcgaggcggaggcggaggcggcgtcGACGCGGCGCCGGACGCTGGTGCTGGTGAACCTGACGTCGATGCTGGAGAAGGCGGACGAGGTGCTGCtgccggcggtgtaccgggaggTGGGCGCCGCGCTGGCCGTCTCCCCCACGGCGCTCGGCTCCCTCACCCTCTGCCGCGCGCTCGTCCAGGCCCTCTCCTTCCCGCTCGCCGCCTACGCCTCCGCGCGCCACGACCGCGCCAAAGTCGTCGCCGTCGGCGCCTTCCTCTGggccgccgccaccttcctcgTCGCCATCTCCCGCACCTACCTCCAG ATGGCCATCTCGCGGGGGCTGAACGGCATCGGCCTCGCGCTGGTCATTCCGGCCATCAACTCGCTGGTCGCCGACTACACGGACGACCACACCAGGGGCGCCGCGTTCGGCTGGCTGCAGATGACCTGCAACCTCGGCTCCATCGTGGGGGGCTCCTTCGGCGTGCTCCTCGCGCCGTTCACCTTCCTCGGCGTCCCCGGCTGGCGGCTCGCGTTCCACATCGTGGGCATCATCAGCGTCGCGCTGGGCCTGCTCATGTGGCTGCTCGCCGCCGACCCGCACTCCAAGTCCAAGAGCGCGGCGTCGGCGAGGGAGGAGGCCCGGGAGCTGCTCCGGGACGCCAGGGCCGTCATCGCGGTGCCCACGTTCCAGGTCATCGTCGCGCAGGGGGTCGCCGGCCTCATCGCCTGGTCGGGGCTCAACTTCGCCACCATGTGGCTGGAGCTCATGGGGTTCACGCACTGGGAGACCAGCATCATCACGGGGCTCTACCTCTTCGCCACCGCCCTCGGCGCGCTCTTCGGGGGCGTCGTCGGCGACGCCGTCTCGCGGCGGTTCCCCGACGCCGGGAGGATCGCGCTGGCGCAGATCAGCTCCGCGTCGGCGCTCCCGCTCGGCGCCGTCCTGCTGCTCGGCCTGCCCAACGACCCGTCCACCGGCGTGGCGCACGCGGCCGTGTTCTTCGTCATGGGCTTCGCCATTTCCTGGAACGCCGCGTCCACAAACAA CCCCATCTTCGCGGAGATCGTGCCGGCGAAGGCGAGGACGACGGTGTACGCGCTGGACAAATGCTTCGAGTCGGTGTTCGCCTCGTTCGCGCCGCCGGTGGTGGGCATTCTGGCGGAGCGCGTGTTCGGGTACAAGCCGGTTTCCTCCGAGTCGAGCGTGGACATGGACAGAGGGAACGCGGCTGCGTTGGCCAAGGCGATGTACGTGGAGCTGGCGGTGCCCATGGCCATCTGCTCTTTGACCTATGGCCTCTTGTACTGCACTTACCCCCGGGACAGAGACACCGTGAATCTCATGGCAACAGAGGAAGACGACGGCACTGAATCAAGTGCGGTTCGTGCCCACCAAGACGAAGAATCCTCTCCTGCCGGTTCCTTAACCCAGAGGCTGATACCCACGACCACGACAGACTAG
- the LOC109774766 gene encoding uncharacterized protein isoform X2: MSEAEAEAASTRRRTLVLVNLTSMLEKADEVLLPAVYREVGAALAVSPTALGSLTLCRALVQALSFPLAAYASARHDRAKVVAVGAFLWAAATFLVAISRTYLQMAISRGLNGIGLALVIPAINSLVADYTDDHTRGAAFGWLQMTCNLGSIVGGSFGVLLAPFTFLGVPGWRLAFHIVGIISVALGLLMWLLAADPHSKSKSAASAREEARELLRDARAVIAVPTFQVIVAQGVAGLIAWSGLNFATMWLELMGFTHWETSIITGLYLFATALGALFGGVVGDAVSRRFPDAGRIALAQISSASALPLGAVLLLGLPNDPSTGVAHAAVFFVMGFAISWNAASTNNLQMNGLLYAAPSSRRSCRRRRGRRCTRWTNASSRCSPRSRRRWWAFWRSACSGTSRFPPSRAWTWTEGTRLRWPRRCTWSWRCPWPSAL, encoded by the exons ATGAgcgaggcggaggcggaggcggcgtcGACGCGGCGCCGGACGCTGGTGCTGGTGAACCTGACGTCGATGCTGGAGAAGGCGGACGAGGTGCTGCtgccggcggtgtaccgggaggTGGGCGCCGCGCTGGCCGTCTCCCCCACGGCGCTCGGCTCCCTCACCCTCTGCCGCGCGCTCGTCCAGGCCCTCTCCTTCCCGCTCGCCGCCTACGCCTCCGCGCGCCACGACCGCGCCAAAGTCGTCGCCGTCGGCGCCTTCCTCTGggccgccgccaccttcctcgTCGCCATCTCCCGCACCTACCTCCAG ATGGCCATCTCGCGGGGGCTGAACGGCATCGGCCTCGCGCTGGTCATTCCGGCCATCAACTCGCTGGTCGCCGACTACACGGACGACCACACCAGGGGCGCCGCGTTCGGCTGGCTGCAGATGACCTGCAACCTCGGCTCCATCGTGGGGGGCTCCTTCGGCGTGCTCCTCGCGCCGTTCACCTTCCTCGGCGTCCCCGGCTGGCGGCTCGCGTTCCACATCGTGGGCATCATCAGCGTCGCGCTGGGCCTGCTCATGTGGCTGCTCGCCGCCGACCCGCACTCCAAGTCCAAGAGCGCGGCGTCGGCGAGGGAGGAGGCCCGGGAGCTGCTCCGGGACGCCAGGGCCGTCATCGCGGTGCCCACGTTCCAGGTCATCGTCGCGCAGGGGGTCGCCGGCCTCATCGCCTGGTCGGGGCTCAACTTCGCCACCATGTGGCTGGAGCTCATGGGGTTCACGCACTGGGAGACCAGCATCATCACGGGGCTCTACCTCTTCGCCACCGCCCTCGGCGCGCTCTTCGGGGGCGTCGTCGGCGACGCCGTCTCGCGGCGGTTCCCCGACGCCGGGAGGATCGCGCTGGCGCAGATCAGCTCCGCGTCGGCGCTCCCGCTCGGCGCCGTCCTGCTGCTCGGCCTGCCCAACGACCCGTCCACCGGCGTGGCGCACGCGGCCGTGTTCTTCGTCATGGGCTTCGCCATTTCCTGGAACGCCGCGTCCACAAACAA TCTCCAAATGAATGGCTTATTATATGCAGCCCCATCTTCGCGGAGATCGTGCCGGCGAAGGCGAGGACGACGGTGTACGCGCTGGACAAATGCTTCGAGTCGGTGTTCGCCTCGTTCGCGCCGCCGGTGGTGGGCATTCTGGCGGAGCGCGTGTTCGGGTACAAGCCGGTTTCCTCCGAGTCGAGCGTGGACATGGACAGAGGGAACGCGGCTGCGTTGGCCAAGGCGATGTACGTGGAGCTGGCGGTGCCCATGGCCATCTGCTCTTTGA
- the LOC120968612 gene encoding uncharacterized protein, translating into MGRESQTQRRVRARPWRERNRASDDARRTGTDRIALGGRVLVGRRRRDRESRGKATLFLFKNLALSFPWFISPCPLAAPRDSRQSSMVLMAAASDDHRHREHHHHRRRHRAAKRSPTPPPPQPHPESPSPSPLDCFSFTWGVRRRLRCSKDGAPVVATALPSPPQHPTTPSPDKEKPPQGDAAGSSSRPQRSRHLRPLRYPATHPASRSSDAGAGQALHSPASAPPPPLTEPQQPRKRGFAVALTKQEIARDFAAVRCKRPPRRGKKRSKAQQAKIDALCPGFFLSTVDLDNYKIDDNNNR; encoded by the exons ATGGGACGGGAGTCGCAAACCCAACGGCGCGTGCGAGCCCGGCCGTGGCGAGAGAGAAACCGCGCGAGCGACGACGCGCGCCGCACCGGAACCGATCGGATCGCACTCGGCGGCCGAGTTCTGGTGGGACGGAGGCGGAGAGACCGGGAATCCAGGGGCAAAGCTACTCTTTTCCTTTTCAAAAACCTCGCCCTTTCCTTCCCCTGGTTCATCTCCCCCTGCCCCCTTGCCGCGCCGCGCGACTCTCGTCAATCGTCGATGGTTCTCATGGCGGCCGCCTCCGACGACCATCGCCACCGCGAGCatcaccaccaccgccgccgccatcgcgcgGCGAAACGCTCGCCGACTCCACCCCCGCCCCAGCCCCACCCAGAGTCTCCGTCCCCGTCCCCCCTCGATTGCTTCTCCTTCACCTGGGGcgtgcgccgccgcctccgctgcTCCAAGGACGGCGCCCCCGTCGTCGCGACCGCATTGCCATCTCCTCCCCAGCACCCGACCACCCCGTCGCCGGACAAGGAGAAGCCGCCCCAGGGCGACGCCGCCGGCTCCTCCTCCCGGCCGCAGCGATCCCGGCACCTCCGCCCGCTCCGCTACCCCGCGACGCATCCCGCGTCCAGATCATCGGACGCTGGCGCGGGGCAGGCGCTCCACTCGCCCGCCTcggcgcctccgccgccgctgacggAGCCGCAGCAGCCTAGGAAGAGGGGATTCGCCGTCGCCCTCACCAAACAGGAGATCGCCCGGGACTTCGCCGCCGTCCGCTGCAAGCGCCCGCCGCGCCGCGGCAAGAAGCGGTCCAAAGCCCAGCAGGCCAAGATCGAC GCGCTGTGCCCCGGATTCTTCCTCTCGACGGTCGACCTGGACAACTACAAGATCGATGATAATAATAAT AGGTGA
- the LOC109774772 gene encoding ubiquitin C-terminal hydrolase 12-like: MGNSGSTAPARLGKTHVPDLEWKVHDFSALLETKASSAISSFFHCSGYKWYLQVTPKHNQDAQVSPNRKQDDQGNPYVALSLMIFREGLEPASYNFNVKNTYSNKECLIPLEELLKSPAFLVDDSCVFGVEILKIDVSSPEMKSAVIQKKATTVQNLFVQKKGFIKGTYTWTMNNFLELDSQHFVRSPTFEVCGHKWYMGMYPRGDKSSTDCLALGLYAESSDELFIESRKVLQMSLSILDQKNGKYFTRTSGLLVCFSQGWSWSDFLPLKELQDLSRGYLIESNCVVKADLTIFGSSSDG, from the exons ATGGGCAACTCCGGCAGCACAG CTCCCGCGCGTCTAGGAAAGACCCATGTTCCAGATTTAGAATGGAAGGTGCACGACTTCTCAGCGCTGCTTGAGACGAAAGCTTCCTCGGCGATATCTTCTTTTTTTCACTGCTCTGGGTACAAGTG GTACCTGCAAGTGACTCCAAAGCACAATCAAGATGCTCAAGTGTCTCCAAATCGCAAACAAGATGATCAAGGAAATCCATATGTTGCTCTTTCTCTTATGATATTCCGGGAAGGCTTGGAGCCAG CTAGCTACAACTTCAATGTCAAGAATACCTACTCGAACAAGGAATGCTTGATTCCTCTTGAAGAGCTACTAAAATCACCTGCTTTTCTAGTTGATGATAGCTGTGTCTTTGGTGTGGAGATATTAAAAATTGACGTCTCTTCTCCCGAAATGAAGTCTGCCGTGATTCAGAAAAAGGCTACCACAGTTCAGAACCTCTTTGTCCAGAAGAAGGGATTCATCAAAGGGACATACACTTGGACCATGAACAATTTCCTAGAATTGGACTCTCAGCACTTTGTCCGTTCTCCTACATTTGAAGTTTGCGGGCATAAATG GTACATGGGCATGTATCCGCGTGGTGACAAGAGCAGCACTGATTGCCTCGCCTTGGGTTTGTACGCGGAGTCCTCGGATGAGCTCTTTATCGAGTCCAGGAAGGTGCTTCAAATGAGTCTGTCCATCCTGGACCAAAAGAATGGGAAATACTTCACAAGAACTTCAG GTCTCTTGGTGTGTTTTAGTCAAGGCTGGTCATGGTCCGACTTCTTGCCACTCAAGGAACTCCAGGATCTGTCCAGAGGCTACCTTATAGAATCGAACTGTGTCGTCAAGGCTGATCTTACTATCTTTGGGTCATCCAGTGATGGCTAG